CTCTTCGAAAGTATTTTTTCCATGGGTTATGGAACCTTGAGCCATTCCTTTCAAGGCAACATCGACCTTATCCTGGTGGCCGTTCTTTTAATAACCAGTAGTCTGGGCAATCAAATCGGCGGCCTTTTAGCCAAAAGGACCACCCATCCCAAGGTGCGGCAACTCTTTGCCTTTATTGCTTTTGGAGTGGTGATTTTGTTGATGATAAAATTGGTCATTTAGGACATCCTGATGTTCGATTTGAAGCAGTTATTTAAAAAACGGCGGGAGGGAAAGCTCCGGGAGGCCGAAAAGGCACGGGACGAAATTCGCCTGGCCTTTACCCGACGCTATTTGAATTTCAAAACCCTCCTCAGCCTGAATGATAAAGTCTTGGAAATTATCAACGAAATGGAACAGGCACTGGAAGACCGCAACGGTTTTGGGATGGCCTTTGTCCGTGGCCATTGCACGGCCCTTTCCGTTAATCTTTTTAAAATCATCCAAAGCCTTAATGAGATTACTGCCAATCAACACGAAGCCCTTTTGACGGTCTTTGACGGTATTTGGGCCAAGATCGACCGGGAGTTAAAGAAGAAGAAAAAACCGGCCCAGGGGGACTGGGTGCTTCCACTTCAGGCGGTAGACCGTCACCTGGCCGACCTG
This Deltaproteobacteria bacterium DNA region includes the following protein-coding sequences:
- a CDS encoding pyruvate, water dikinase — its product is MFDLKQLFKKRREGKLREAEKARDEIRLAFTRRYLNFKTLLSLNDKVLEIINEMEQALEDRNGFGMAFVRGHCTALSVNLFKIIQSLNEITANQHEALLTVFDGIWAKIDRELKKKKKPAQGDWVLPLQAVDRHLADLAGNKMANLGEVKNRVGLPVPEGFVITAAAYEYFLGSTPIQDEINRRQQ